From Paenibacillus physcomitrellae, the proteins below share one genomic window:
- a CDS encoding lactonase family protein, with the protein MTNSNPKLYLFIGSYAEADGPGVYVYEFNESTGELAQVEAVSGLKNPTFLNVNPAAHKLYSIAETVNAEGKKAGEAVAFSIDPATGKLAELNRQINLDNTLCHIQRVEEFDYAFVSSYHGGKVGAVKLNKDGSIGELTDEKHHEPLEGQPADTVSHVHSAFFSPDNKFLFVNDLGLDLIRAYKFNAESGKLTFHGDTRTAQGAGPRHLAFHPSQPYVFVIHELNSTVVSYRYEAETGALSEIQSLSTLPAGFEGSNGTAEIAVSKDGRFVYGSNRGHDSIVIMAVDQATGELSVVDYVSTEGGHPRHFALTPNGDYLIAANRDGNNLVVFRVNQETGLITATGVTASVSKPVCVQPFYL; encoded by the coding sequence GTGACAAATTCCAACCCAAAACTATACTTGTTCATTGGCTCTTATGCGGAGGCCGATGGACCGGGCGTATATGTGTACGAGTTTAATGAAAGCACCGGCGAGCTGGCTCAGGTTGAGGCTGTTTCCGGCTTGAAAAATCCAACCTTCCTGAACGTGAATCCTGCCGCACACAAGCTGTACAGCATAGCGGAGACGGTAAATGCGGAAGGGAAAAAAGCCGGCGAAGCCGTTGCTTTCTCCATCGATCCTGCTACCGGCAAGCTTGCCGAGCTGAACCGCCAGATCAACCTGGACAACACCCTGTGTCATATCCAGCGGGTGGAAGAGTTTGATTATGCATTTGTTTCAAGCTATCACGGGGGCAAAGTCGGAGCCGTTAAACTGAACAAAGACGGAAGTATCGGGGAACTGACGGACGAGAAACATCACGAACCTTTGGAAGGACAGCCGGCTGATACGGTTTCTCATGTCCATTCGGCCTTCTTTAGTCCGGATAACAAGTTTTTGTTCGTAAACGATCTTGGCCTGGATCTGATCCGTGCCTATAAATTCAACGCAGAATCCGGCAAGCTGACTTTCCATGGAGATACCCGTACAGCGCAAGGCGCTGGCCCGCGGCATCTGGCGTTCCACCCTTCACAGCCTTATGTCTTTGTCATTCATGAACTGAACTCTACGGTTGTATCCTACCGTTATGAGGCTGAAACCGGAGCTTTGAGCGAAATTCAATCGCTGTCGACGCTTCCGGCTGGTTTCGAGGGATCAAACGGAACTGCAGAAATCGCCGTTTCCAAGGATGGACGTTTTGTTTACGGCTCCAACCGCGGACATGACAGCATTGTCATTATGGCCGTTGACCAGGCGACGGGTGAATTGAGCGTTGTAGACTACGTTTCTACGGAGGGCGGACATCCCCGTCACTTTGCCTTGACGCCAAACGGAGATTATTTGATTGCAGCCAACCGGGACGGGAACAATCTGGTTGTCTTCCGCGTGAACCAGGAGACAGGTCTCATCACGGCAACCGGAGTGACCGCTTCAGTATCCAAACCGGTTTGCGTACAGCCTTTTTATTTGTAA
- a CDS encoding aminoglycoside 6-adenylyltransferase, which produces MRDEQTMMELILGAAREDERIRAVALNGSRSNPAAPRDIFQDYDIVYLVTEVQSFIQDPSWIDRFGERIMLQCPELMTLIPPEANGRFVYLMLLADGNRLDLRLIPLEQTEAYLLEDKLTVILMDKDHLIPECIVPTDEDYRVEPPTAELFANCCNEFWWVSTYVAKGLWRREILYAQDHLNMNVRPMLLKMLNWLAGIRTDFTVNTGKSSKYLQAYIPESDWERLLDTYAGSGYEDVWKALFTMAELFRSTAKQVAGHMQYDYLEEDDRKVYAYLQHVAVLPRDADSFGM; this is translated from the coding sequence TTGAGAGACGAACAAACCATGATGGAGCTGATCCTGGGCGCTGCCAGAGAGGACGAGCGGATCAGAGCGGTAGCGTTAAACGGATCGCGGAGCAATCCCGCTGCGCCGAGGGATATTTTTCAGGACTATGATATCGTATACCTCGTTACGGAAGTGCAGTCCTTTATCCAGGATCCAAGCTGGATTGACCGGTTTGGTGAACGGATTATGCTGCAGTGTCCGGAGCTGATGACGTTAATTCCTCCTGAGGCGAATGGAAGGTTTGTTTATTTGATGCTGCTTGCGGATGGGAATCGTTTGGATCTGCGCCTGATTCCTTTGGAACAAACTGAAGCTTATTTGCTTGAGGACAAGCTCACCGTCATCTTAATGGACAAGGATCATTTAATTCCAGAGTGCATAGTGCCAACGGATGAGGATTACCGGGTCGAGCCTCCAACAGCCGAGCTGTTCGCCAACTGCTGCAATGAATTTTGGTGGGTTTCTACATACGTGGCTAAAGGACTGTGGAGACGGGAGATTTTATATGCCCAGGATCATTTGAATATGAACGTTCGGCCGATGCTGCTGAAGATGCTGAATTGGCTGGCGGGCATCCGGACGGATTTCACCGTTAACACGGGCAAAAGCAGCAAGTATTTACAAGCCTACATCCCCGAATCGGATTGGGAACGGCTGCTGGACACGTACGCAGGCTCCGGCTATGAAGACGTTTGGAAGGCGCTGTTTACGATGGCAGAGCTGTTTCGAAGCACTGCCAAACAAGTGGCCGGGCACATGCAGTACGATTACCTAGAGGAAGACGACCGGAAGGTGTACGCATATTTACAGCATGTGGCTGTACTTCCCCGGGATGCTGACAGTTTTGGCATGTAA